The Rhinolophus ferrumequinum isolate MPI-CBG mRhiFer1 chromosome 19, mRhiFer1_v1.p, whole genome shotgun sequence genome has a segment encoding these proteins:
- the MC4R gene encoding LOW QUALITY PROTEIN: melanocortin receptor 4 (The sequence of the model RefSeq protein was modified relative to this genomic sequence to represent the inferred CDS: inserted 2 bases in 1 codon) — MNSTPQHGMYTAPHFWNRSTHGLHGDAPSPXGKGYSDGGCYEQLFVSPEVFVSLGVISLLENILVIVAIAKNKNLHSPMYFFICSLAVADMLVSVSNGSETIVITLLNSTDTDAQSFTVNIDNVIDSVICSSLLASICSLLSIAVDRYFTIFYALQYHNIMTVKRAGIIISCIWAACTVSGVLFIIYSDSSVVIICLISMFFTMLALMASLYVHMFLMARLHMKRIAVLPGTGTIRQGANMKGAITLTILIGVFVVCWAPFFLHLIFYISCPQNPYCVCFMSHFNLYLILIMCNSIIDPLIYALRSQELRKTFREIICCYPLGGLCELSSRY, encoded by the exons ATGAACTCTACTCCTCAGCACGGAATGTACACTGCCCCCCACTTCTGGAACCGCAGCACCCACGGACTGCACGGCGATGCCCCAAGTCC TGGGAAAGGCTACTCTGATGGAGGCTGCTATGAGCAACTTTTTGTCTCTCCCGAGGTGTTTGTCAGTCTGGGGGTCATCAGCTTGCTGGAGAACATCCTCGTGATTGTGGCCATAGCCAAGAACAAGAACCTACACTCCCCCATGTACTTTTTCATCTGTAGCCTGGCCGTGGCTGATATGCTGGTGAGCGTTTCCAACGGATCAGAAACCATTGTCATCACCCTGTTAAACAGTACAGACACCGACGCCCAGAGTTTCACAGTGAATATTGACAATGTCATTGACTCCGTGATCTGTAGCTCCTTGCTCGCGTCAATCTGCAGCCTGCTTTCCATCGCAGTGGACAGGTACTTTACTATCTTTTACGCTCTCCAGTACCATAACATCATGACGGTTAAGCGCGCTGGTATTATCATCAGTTGTATCTGGGCGGCTTGCACCGTGTCGGGCGTTCTGTTCATCATTTACTCCGACAGCAGTGTGGTCATCATCTGCCTCATCAGCATGTTCTTCACCATGCTGGCTCTCATGGCCTCGCTCTACGTCCACATGTTCCTCATGGCCAGGCTTCACATGAAGAGGATCGCCGTGCTGCCAGGTACGGGCACCATCCGCCAAGGCGCCAACATGAAGGGGGCGATCACCTTGACCATATTGATTGGGGTCTTTGTTGTCTGCTGGGCCCCATTCTTCCTTCACTTAATATTCTACATCTCTTGTCCCCAGAATCCATACTGTGTGTGCTTCATGTCTCACTTCAACTTGTATCTCATACTGATCATGTGCAATTCCATCATTGACCCTCTGATTTATGCACTCCGGAGCCAAGAACTGAGGAAAACCTTCAGAGAGATCATCTGCTGCTATCCTCTAGGAGGGCTTTGTGAGTTGTCTAGCAGATATTAA